A window of the Salvelinus alpinus chromosome 3, SLU_Salpinus.1, whole genome shotgun sequence genome harbors these coding sequences:
- the LOC139569931 gene encoding protein dpy-30 homolog, translating to MAEDHTGMDQSMESHTAKIEDTERSNTEKMSKQKVDLQSLPTRAYLDQTVVPVLLQGLSVLAKERPHNPIEFLAAHLLQNKSQYEDRI from the exons ATGGCAGAAG ATCACACGGGCATGGATCAGAGCATGGAGAGTCATACAGCT AAGATCGAGGATACCGAGAGGTCCAACACAGAGAAGATGTCTAAACAGAAAGTGGATCTTCAGTCTCTCCCAACACGGGCATATCTGGACCAGACTGTGGTGCCAGTCCTTCTACAGGGGCTCTCTGTGTTAGCCAAAGAACG GCCTCATAATCCCATTGAATTTCTAGCTGCACATCTCCTCCAGAACAAGTCTCAATATGAGGACCGCATCTAA
- the LOC139569929 gene encoding spastin-like isoform X2: MSAKVRAGDSKDNGEIIRNYHKRAFEYISVALKIDEDDKGVKEEAVQWYQKGIAELQRGIAIEVTGQGEHSDRSKRLQTKMISNLTMAKDRLALLEGASASKTRHSPQSPPGHLPTPPVRPSGPKNKPGPGGSMSSHSKPASTGSSRTNNIKVVPRAAGRGQNGRPAASASKEPQKRDMNGSSVSFEDIAGQELAKQALQEIVILPALRPELFTGLRSPARGLLLFGPPGNGKTMLAKAVAMESHATFFNISASSLTSKWVGEGEKLVRALFAVARELQPAIIFIDEIDSLLCERREGEHDASRRLKTEFLIQFDGVQSEGAERVLVMGATNRPQELDEAVLRRFAKRVHVALPTEETRFKLLKNLLGKHGHPLNQKELAHLAKMTGGYSGSDLTSLAKDAALGPIRELGPEQVKNMAASDMRNIRCKDFEDSLKRIKPSVSPTTLDLYVRWNTDYGDTTAF, from the exons ATGTCGGCCAAAGTTAGAGCGggggacagcaaagacaacggaGAAATCATTAGAAACTACCATAAACGAGCATTTGAATACATATCCGTGGCACTAAAGATCGACGAAGATGACAAAG GTGTCAAGGAGGAGGCAGTCCAGTGGTATCAGAAAGGCATTGCAGAGCTTCAAAGGGGGATTGCTATTGAAGTCACAGGACAAG GAGAACATAGTGATCGTTCAAAGAGGCTTCAAACTAAGATGATCAGCAATCTCACCATGGCAAAGGACCGACTCGCTCTTCTAG aaGGTGCATCAGCTTCTAAAACAAGACACAGCCCTCAGAGTCCACCAGGCCATCTCCCTACCCCTCCAGTGAGGCCTTCTGGTCCAAAGAACAAGCCAGGTCCAGGTGGTTCTATGTCCAGTCACAGCAAGCCAGCAAGCACTGGCTCAAGCAGGACCAACAATATCAAG GTTGTCCCTCGGGCTGCAGGAAGAGGACAGAATGGTAGACCAGCAGCATCAGCATCGAAGGAACCACAGAAGAGGGACATGAA TGGGTCGTCAGTGAGCTTTGAAGACATAGCGGGTCAGGAGCTGGCTAAACAAGCTCTTCAGGAGATAGTCATCCTACCTGCACTCAGACCTGAG CTGTTCACTGGTCTCAGATCCCCGGCACGAGGTCTGCTCCTCTTCGGCCCGCCAGGCAACGGAAAGACCATGCTG GCCAAAGCAGTTGCCATGGAGTCCCACGCCACCTTCTTTAACATCAGTGCTTCCAGTCTGACTTCTAAATGG gtgggagagggagagaagctgGTCAGAGCTCTGTTTGCTGTGGCCAGAGAACTGCAGCCAGCCATCATCTTCATTG ATGAGATCGACAGCCTGCTCtgtgagagaagggagggagaacaCGATGCCAGCCGCCGGTTAAAAACTGAGTTTCTCATACAGTTTGATGGG GTGCAGTCAGAAGGGGCAGAGAGGGTTCTGGTGATGGGAGCTACAAACAGACCACAGGAGCTGGACGAAGCTGTGCTCAG GCGATTTGCCAAAAGGGTGCATGTAGCCTTACCAACAGAGGAG ACTCGTTTCAAGTTGCTGAAGAATCTACTGGGAAAGCATGGACACCCACTCAACCAGAAGGAATTAGCCCATCTAGCAAA AATGACGGGGGGCTATTCAGGAAGTGATCTTACGTCGTTGGCTAAGGATGCTGCCCTTGGACCAATCAGAG AACTTGGACCAGAGCAAGTGAAAAACATGGCTGCTAGTGAT ATGCGTAACATCCGCTGCAAGGACTTTGAGGATTCTCTGAAGCGTATTAAGCCCAGTGTCAGTCCCACAACCCTGGACCTCTATGTACGATGGAACACTGACTACGGAGACACTACAGCCTTCTAG
- the LOC139569929 gene encoding spastin-like isoform X1: protein MSAKVRAGDSKDNGEIIRNYHKRAFEYISVALKIDEDDKGVKEEAVQWYQKGIAELQRGIAIEVTGQGEHSDRSKRLQTKMISNLTMAKDRLALLEGASASKTRHSPQSPPGHLPTPPVRPSGPKNKPGPGGSMSSHSKPASTGSSRTNNIKVVPRAAGRGQNGRPAASASKEPQKRDMKYFKNVDSKLASFILNEIVDGGSSVSFEDIAGQELAKQALQEIVILPALRPELFTGLRSPARGLLLFGPPGNGKTMLAKAVAMESHATFFNISASSLTSKWVGEGEKLVRALFAVARELQPAIIFIDEIDSLLCERREGEHDASRRLKTEFLIQFDGVQSEGAERVLVMGATNRPQELDEAVLRRFAKRVHVALPTEETRFKLLKNLLGKHGHPLNQKELAHLAKMTGGYSGSDLTSLAKDAALGPIRELGPEQVKNMAASDMRNIRCKDFEDSLKRIKPSVSPTTLDLYVRWNTDYGDTTAF, encoded by the exons ATGTCGGCCAAAGTTAGAGCGggggacagcaaagacaacggaGAAATCATTAGAAACTACCATAAACGAGCATTTGAATACATATCCGTGGCACTAAAGATCGACGAAGATGACAAAG GTGTCAAGGAGGAGGCAGTCCAGTGGTATCAGAAAGGCATTGCAGAGCTTCAAAGGGGGATTGCTATTGAAGTCACAGGACAAG GAGAACATAGTGATCGTTCAAAGAGGCTTCAAACTAAGATGATCAGCAATCTCACCATGGCAAAGGACCGACTCGCTCTTCTAG aaGGTGCATCAGCTTCTAAAACAAGACACAGCCCTCAGAGTCCACCAGGCCATCTCCCTACCCCTCCAGTGAGGCCTTCTGGTCCAAAGAACAAGCCAGGTCCAGGTGGTTCTATGTCCAGTCACAGCAAGCCAGCAAGCACTGGCTCAAGCAGGACCAACAATATCAAG GTTGTCCCTCGGGCTGCAGGAAGAGGACAGAATGGTAGACCAGCAGCATCAGCATCGAAGGAACCACAGAAGAGGGACATGAAGTACTTTAAGAATGTGGACAGCAAACTGGCCAGCTTCATACTGAATGAAATCGTAGACGG TGGGTCGTCAGTGAGCTTTGAAGACATAGCGGGTCAGGAGCTGGCTAAACAAGCTCTTCAGGAGATAGTCATCCTACCTGCACTCAGACCTGAG CTGTTCACTGGTCTCAGATCCCCGGCACGAGGTCTGCTCCTCTTCGGCCCGCCAGGCAACGGAAAGACCATGCTG GCCAAAGCAGTTGCCATGGAGTCCCACGCCACCTTCTTTAACATCAGTGCTTCCAGTCTGACTTCTAAATGG gtgggagagggagagaagctgGTCAGAGCTCTGTTTGCTGTGGCCAGAGAACTGCAGCCAGCCATCATCTTCATTG ATGAGATCGACAGCCTGCTCtgtgagagaagggagggagaacaCGATGCCAGCCGCCGGTTAAAAACTGAGTTTCTCATACAGTTTGATGGG GTGCAGTCAGAAGGGGCAGAGAGGGTTCTGGTGATGGGAGCTACAAACAGACCACAGGAGCTGGACGAAGCTGTGCTCAG GCGATTTGCCAAAAGGGTGCATGTAGCCTTACCAACAGAGGAG ACTCGTTTCAAGTTGCTGAAGAATCTACTGGGAAAGCATGGACACCCACTCAACCAGAAGGAATTAGCCCATCTAGCAAA AATGACGGGGGGCTATTCAGGAAGTGATCTTACGTCGTTGGCTAAGGATGCTGCCCTTGGACCAATCAGAG AACTTGGACCAGAGCAAGTGAAAAACATGGCTGCTAGTGAT ATGCGTAACATCCGCTGCAAGGACTTTGAGGATTCTCTGAAGCGTATTAAGCCCAGTGTCAGTCCCACAACCCTGGACCTCTATGTACGATGGAACACTGACTACGGAGACACTACAGCCTTCTAG